TATTGCCATTAGCCATTCTAATTCAAGCCGATCAGTATAAGTATTTTGGGAAACTCAATATCCTCGTCAACAATGCCGAGATATTTCTCCCTGAGACTCTCGGAAATTTTGAATTAGATCTTAAAGCTTTGGCACGTCAACAAATCATCCATGTCGATGGTGTTGTCACAGCTGTAGGACGACTGTCCATTCATGAAGGCTGGCTCTGTAGGGGTAAACCCAGGAAATGTTGACTAATGTGCCACAAGCGGCTTTGATTGGATATACAAGAGGATGGGCTCGAGATCTCGCTCCTAAAGAAATCACCGTTAACATTGTTCAACCGATCTCATTAAAACATAGATGAACCCCGACAATACTGATTTCGCAAGCATTAACGATGCCCATTCCTAGTCCAAAGCCTGGATAGACCCATTCAGCTAAAGCTATGTTTTCTCGTTCCGTTGAACCTTTCCCAGCGGCTTGTGCTAGCGTATGTTGAGGGGTAGAAGCTAAGAAAACTCCAGGGGCTAATTCTATCGGAAGTTGATGGAAGAGAGAGCTATCTATAAAGCATCTATCGTCAAAGGCAAACTGGTCACGGCTAGACTTCATTGAAACTCCTTGGTGCATTGTGTATTATCGTATTACAGTCACATTCTCATACATAGATTGACTCTATTCAAATAAGGAACTTGGAGCTGTTGATAAAAATGACTTTAGTGGGATTCCTTGATCTCCGACCAACAAAATTCTATCTGGATTAAATTGTTTTACAAAAGAATCTATTCCCGAGTTTTGGATAGACTCTTGATTACTCTTAACCTCTATGGCAATGAGCTTGTCCCCTAATTGAAGGACAAAATCGACCTCTTTATCTCCTTCTCTCCAATAGAAAAGTTCTATTTGTGTTCCTCGAATGCTATTAAGCAAGTGCGCCCCTACAGCCGATTCGACAAGCCTGCCTAAAAAGACTTTATCCGACATAGCTTCAAAAAAGTTTTTCCCAGATTGCGCGCTCATAAGAGCGTTATTGTAAACGGCAAATTTAGGGCTAGATCCTTTTCTTCTTACATTCTGATTCGCAAATTTCTGTAATCCAGTAAGAAGCCCAGCACCATTAAGTAAATCTAAATAGTGCGCCAAAGTAGTCGAATTACCAGCATCTTGCAATTCGCCAAGCATTTTATTATATGAAAGAATTTGCCCTGAGTAATGGCATCCCAACTGAAAAAGCCTTCTCAATAAAGCTGGCTTATTTACTTGGCTCATCAATAAAATATCGCGAGAAATCGTTGTTTCTATAATAGATTCGGTAATGTAGTTAGTCCAACGCTCTGGATTTTTTTCATCGGCAAGAGGAGCCGCTCCAGGATAGCCACCAAAATAAAGATAACGTTCTAAAGACCATCCAAAGATTTCATGCATTTCTTTAAAGGACCAATGGGTAATAGGGATAGTCTCAAATCTACCAGCAAGGCTTTCAGACAATCCTTTTTGCATTAGCCAAGGCGAAGAACCAAGAACCATTACAGACAGATCAATCCCAGAAGCAGTATCTTGATCCCAAAGAAGTTTGACCATATCTGACCAATGAGGAATCTTCTGAATTTCATCTACAATTAGGAGGGCTTTTCCTTCAGATTTTGCTAGTTCCCTGGCAACATCCCATTGCTGTCTTAACCAAGAGACATCTTGAAGTGTAGCAAGGTCGGCTGTGATATATCGGCTTGGTATTCTCAATCCGTCTGCCACTTGACGCGCTAACGTTGTTTTTCCAACCTGCCGAGGACCTATAAGAGACTGGATAAAGCGACGAGGCTCTTGAACCCTTTTCAATAGCAACTCAAAGGAAGGTCTTTTTTTCATCATGGATTTACTCAGCGCATTGATTAAATTTACTCAGTGTTTTGAGTAATTTTACTCAATGCATTGAGTAAAGTCAAGATCTACTGTATTACAGTATTACGATCTAAAATGGCTGAACTCATCTAACTCGATGTTAGATATATAATTCTGTTTATAGCTTGTGTAGTTTTCAA
This region of Parachlamydia acanthamoebae genomic DNA includes:
- a CDS encoding ATP-binding protein, whose product is MMKKRPSFELLLKRVQEPRRFIQSLIGPRQVGKTTLARQVADGLRIPSRYITADLATLQDVSWLRQQWDVARELAKSEGKALLIVDEIQKIPHWSDMVKLLWDQDTASGIDLSVMVLGSSPWLMQKGLSESLAGRFETIPITHWSFKEMHEIFGWSLERYLYFGGYPGAAPLADEKNPERWTNYITESIIETTISRDILLMSQVNKPALLRRLFQLGCHYSGQILSYNKMLGELQDAGNSTTLAHYLDLLNGAGLLTGLQKFANQNVRRKGSSPKFAVYNNALMSAQSGKNFFEAMSDKVFLGRLVESAVGAHLLNSIRGTQIELFYWREGDKEVDFVLQLGDKLIAIEVKSNQESIQNSGIDSFVKQFNPDRILLVGDQGIPLKSFLSTAPSSLFE